A DNA window from Pseudomonas tohonis contains the following coding sequences:
- the argS gene encoding arginine--tRNA ligase yields MKDTIRQLIQQALTRLASEGVLPEGLAPTIQVENTKDKTHGDFASNIAMMLAKPAGLKPRDLAEKLIAALPQDDQVSKVEIAGPGFLNFFQNTQALAQRLDAALADARLNVRKAGPAQRVVVDLSAPNLAKEMHVGHLRSTIIGDGVARVLEFLGDEVIRQNHVGDWGTQFGMLLAYMQEQPVGSDAELADLEGFYRAAKKRFDESSEFADRARELVVKLQAGDEECLRLWNRFNDISLSHCQAVYDRLGVKLTMADVKGESAYNDDLANVVADLRAKGLLTESDGALCVFMDEFKNAEGDPLPLIVQKAGGGYLYATTDLAATRYRSGVLKADRALYFVDQRQALHFQMVFAAARLAGFVRPEFEMEHMGFGTMNGADGKPFKTRDGGTIKLIDLLDEAEERAYALVKEKNPELDEAELRQIGRAVGIGAVKYADLSKHRTSDYSFNFEQMLSFEGNTAPYLLYAYTRTASVFRKLGKGIDEIGGQIVLAAEQEQALAAKLAQFADILNNVAAKGVPHILCTYLYDLAGLFSSFYENCPILAAEDEATQQSRLRLAALTGRTLKQGLELLGLQTLERM; encoded by the coding sequence ATGAAAGACACCATTCGCCAGCTGATCCAGCAAGCCCTGACCCGTCTCGCCAGCGAAGGCGTGCTGCCCGAAGGCCTGGCTCCCACCATCCAGGTGGAGAACACCAAGGACAAGACCCACGGCGACTTCGCCAGCAACATCGCCATGATGCTGGCCAAGCCGGCCGGCCTGAAGCCGCGCGACCTGGCCGAGAAGCTGATCGCCGCCCTGCCCCAGGACGACCAGGTGAGCAAGGTGGAGATCGCCGGCCCCGGCTTCCTCAACTTCTTCCAGAACACCCAGGCCCTGGCCCAGCGCCTCGACGCCGCCCTGGCCGACGCCCGGCTGAACGTGCGCAAGGCCGGCCCGGCCCAGCGCGTGGTGGTCGACCTCTCCGCCCCCAACCTGGCCAAGGAGATGCACGTCGGCCACCTGCGCTCCACCATCATCGGTGACGGCGTGGCCCGCGTGCTGGAGTTCCTCGGCGACGAGGTGATCCGCCAGAACCACGTGGGCGACTGGGGCACCCAGTTCGGCATGCTGCTGGCCTACATGCAGGAGCAGCCGGTGGGCAGCGACGCCGAGCTGGCCGACCTGGAAGGCTTCTACCGTGCCGCCAAGAAGCGCTTCGACGAGTCCAGCGAGTTCGCCGACCGCGCCCGCGAGCTGGTGGTCAAGCTGCAGGCCGGCGACGAAGAGTGCCTGCGCCTGTGGAACCGCTTCAACGACATCTCCCTCAGCCACTGTCAGGCCGTCTACGACCGCCTCGGCGTGAAGCTGACCATGGCCGACGTGAAGGGCGAGAGCGCCTACAACGACGACCTCGCCAACGTGGTCGCCGACCTGCGCGCCAAGGGCCTGCTCACCGAGAGCGACGGCGCCCTCTGCGTGTTCATGGACGAGTTCAAGAACGCCGAAGGCGATCCGCTGCCGCTGATCGTGCAGAAGGCCGGCGGCGGCTACCTCTACGCCACCACCGACCTCGCCGCCACCCGCTACCGCAGCGGCGTGCTCAAGGCCGACCGCGCCCTCTACTTCGTCGACCAGCGCCAGGCCCTGCACTTCCAGATGGTCTTCGCCGCCGCGCGCCTGGCCGGCTTCGTGCGTCCCGAATTCGAGATGGAGCACATGGGCTTCGGCACCATGAACGGCGCCGACGGCAAGCCCTTCAAGACCCGCGACGGCGGCACCATCAAGCTGATCGACCTGCTCGACGAGGCCGAGGAACGTGCCTACGCCCTGGTCAAGGAGAAGAACCCGGAGCTGGACGAGGCCGAGCTGCGCCAGATCGGCCGCGCCGTCGGCATCGGTGCCGTCAAGTACGCCGACCTCTCCAAGCACCGCACCAGCGACTACAGCTTCAACTTCGAGCAGATGCTGAGCTTCGAGGGCAACACCGCGCCTTACCTGCTCTATGCCTACACCCGTACCGCCAGCGTATTCCGCAAGCTGGGCAAGGGCATCGACGAGATCGGCGGGCAGATCGTCCTCGCCGCCGAGCAGGAGCAGGCCCTGGCGGCCAAGCTGGCGCAGTTCGCCGACATCCTCAACAACGTCGCCGCCAAGGGCGTGCCGCACATCCTCTGCACCTACCTCTACGACCTGGCCGGCCTGTTCTCCAGCTTCTACGAGAACTGCCCGATCCTCGCCGCCGAGGACGAAGCCACCCAGCAGAGCCGCCTGCGCCTCGCCGCGCTGACCGGCCGCACCCTCAAGCAGGGCCTGGAGCTGCTCGGCCTGCAAACCCTGGAACGCATGTAA
- a CDS encoding penicillin-binding protein 1A, whose translation MRLLKFFWWSCVAVFCGLLLSFSGAYLYLSPTLPSVDSLRSIQLQIPLRVYSSDGKLIAEFGEMRRAPIRFADIPPEFIQALLAAEDDNFANHYGVDLTSLVRAATQLLKSGHIQSGGSTITMQVAKNYFLTSERSFSRKINEILLALQIERELSKDEILELYVNKIYLGNRAYGIEAAAQVYYGKSIRDVSLAQMAMIAGLPKAPSRFNPLVNPTRSKERRDWILGRMYKLGRIDQARYDQAIAEPIDASYHVPTPEVNAPYVAEMARAEMVGRYGSDAYTEGFRVTTTVPSDLQEAANNALRSGLIEYDQRHGYRGPESRFPGMTRESWAQELAKQKFIGGLEPAIVTQVEKSGILVLTRSGKEEAVGWDSMKWARPFLNTNSLGPRPQQPADVAQVGDLIRVQRQADGTLLFVQQPAAQSALVSLDPQNGAIRSLVGGFSFEQSNYNRAVQAKRQPGSSFKPFLYSAALDNGFTAASLVNDAPIVFVDEYLDKVWRPKNDNNTFLGPIRLREALYKSRNLVSIRLLQAVGIEYALNYMSRFGFNKQELPRNLSLALGTATLTPMEIASGWSTFANGGYKIQPYLIERIESRDGKVIFTANPPTVPKNDAPDTQVAQAVAAPDTRLPGAEQQEPAVAERIVDARTTYILTSMLQDVIKRGTGRRALAMGRGDIAGKTGTTNESKDSWFSGYNADYVTTVWVGFDQPESLGRHEYGGTVALPIWMTYMSAALKDKPEHVLHEPEGLLTLRIDPLSGRAAAPGTPNAFFELFKSEDSPPPMSEFDPGMSAPGSPLPADEAAPIDLF comes from the coding sequence ATACGCCTGCTGAAGTTTTTCTGGTGGTCCTGCGTCGCCGTTTTTTGTGGGCTGTTGCTCAGTTTCAGCGGCGCTTACCTCTACCTTAGCCCGACTCTTCCTTCTGTCGATTCCCTGCGCAGCATCCAGCTGCAGATCCCGCTGCGCGTGTACAGCAGCGACGGCAAGCTCATCGCCGAGTTCGGCGAAATGCGCCGTGCGCCCATCCGTTTCGCGGACATACCACCGGAATTCATCCAGGCATTATTGGCTGCGGAGGATGACAACTTCGCCAACCATTATGGCGTCGACCTCACCAGCCTGGTGCGCGCTGCCACGCAATTATTGAAGAGCGGTCATATTCAGAGCGGCGGCAGCACCATCACCATGCAGGTGGCGAAGAACTACTTCCTCACCAGCGAGAGAAGTTTCTCCAGAAAGATCAATGAAATACTTCTCGCCCTGCAGATCGAGCGAGAGCTCAGCAAGGATGAAATCCTCGAGCTCTACGTGAACAAGATCTACCTGGGCAACCGTGCCTACGGCATCGAAGCCGCCGCCCAGGTCTACTATGGAAAGTCCATCCGCGACGTCAGCCTGGCGCAGATGGCGATGATCGCCGGCCTGCCCAAGGCACCTTCGCGCTTCAACCCCCTGGTCAACCCGACCCGCAGCAAGGAGCGTCGCGACTGGATCCTCGGCCGCATGTACAAGCTCGGCCGCATCGACCAGGCCCGCTACGACCAGGCGATAGCCGAGCCGATCGACGCCAGCTACCACGTGCCGACGCCGGAAGTGAACGCCCCCTACGTCGCCGAGATGGCCCGCGCCGAAATGGTCGGCCGCTATGGCAGCGATGCCTACACCGAAGGCTTCCGCGTCACCACCACGGTACCGAGCGACCTGCAGGAAGCAGCCAACAATGCACTGCGCAGCGGCCTGATCGAATACGACCAGCGCCACGGCTACCGAGGCCCGGAATCGCGCTTCCCCGGCATGACCCGCGAGAGCTGGGCCCAGGAGCTGGCCAAGCAGAAGTTCATCGGAGGCCTGGAGCCTGCGATCGTCACTCAGGTAGAAAAGAGCGGCATCCTCGTGCTCACCCGTAGCGGCAAGGAGGAAGCCGTGGGCTGGGACAGCATGAAATGGGCCCGCCCCTTCCTCAACACCAACAGCCTCGGTCCGCGCCCCCAGCAGCCCGCCGATGTCGCACAGGTCGGCGACCTGATCCGCGTCCAGCGCCAGGCGGACGGCACGCTGCTGTTCGTCCAGCAACCGGCGGCGCAAAGCGCCCTGGTATCACTGGACCCGCAGAACGGCGCAATCCGCTCCCTGGTCGGCGGCTTCTCGTTCGAGCAGAGCAACTACAACCGCGCCGTCCAGGCCAAGCGCCAGCCGGGTTCCAGCTTCAAGCCGTTCCTCTACAGCGCAGCACTGGATAACGGCTTCACCGCCGCCAGCCTGGTGAACGACGCCCCGATCGTCTTCGTCGACGAATACCTGGACAAGGTCTGGCGCCCGAAGAACGACAACAACACCTTCCTCGGCCCGATCCGCCTGCGCGAAGCGCTGTACAAGTCGCGCAACTTGGTATCGATCCGCCTGCTCCAGGCGGTGGGCATCGAGTACGCGCTGAACTACATGAGCCGCTTCGGCTTCAACAAGCAGGAGTTGCCGCGCAACCTGTCCCTGGCCCTGGGCACCGCGACCCTGACGCCGATGGAGATCGCCAGCGGCTGGAGCACCTTCGCCAACGGTGGATACAAGATCCAGCCCTACCTGATCGAACGCATCGAGAGCCGCGACGGCAAGGTCATCTTCACCGCCAACCCGCCGACCGTGCCGAAGAACGACGCCCCTGACACGCAGGTCGCCCAGGCCGTCGCCGCGCCGGATACCCGCCTTCCCGGCGCCGAGCAGCAGGAACCCGCAGTCGCCGAGCGCATCGTCGATGCACGTACCACCTACATCCTCACCAGCATGCTGCAGGATGTGATCAAGCGCGGAACCGGCCGGCGCGCCCTGGCCATGGGGCGCGGCGACATAGCCGGCAAGACCGGCACCACCAACGAATCCAAGGACAGCTGGTTCTCCGGTTACAACGCGGACTATGTGACCACCGTCTGGGTCGGCTTCGACCAGCCGGAAAGCCTGGGCCGCCACGAATACGGCGGCACCGTGGCCCTACCCATCTGGATGACCTACATGAGCGCTGCCCTGAAGGACAAGCCGGAGCACGTGCTGCACGAGCCCGAAGGCCTGCTCACCCTGCGCATCGACCCGCTCAGCGGGCGCGCTGCGGCCCCGGGGACGCCCAACGCCTTCTTCGAACTGTTCAAGAGCGAAGATTCGCCGCCGCCCATGAGCGAATTCGATCCGGGCATGAGTGCACCGGGCAGCCCGTTGCCCGCCGACGAGGCTGCCCCCATCGATCTGTTCTGA
- a CDS encoding malic enzyme-like NAD(P)-binding protein yields the protein MSDLKTAALEYHAQPRPGKLSVELTKPTATARDLSLAYSPGVAEPVREIARDPELAFKYTGKGNLVAVISDGTAILGLGNLGPLASKPVMEGKGVLFKRFAGVDVFDIEVDAESPQAFIDTVKRISITFGGINLEDIKAPECFEIERTLIEQCDIPVFHDDQHGTAIVTAAGMLNALEIAGKSLPEAKIVCLGAGAAAISCMKLLVSMGAKVENIFMIDRKGVIHAGRDDLNQYKAVFAHETSKRTLSDALDGADVFVGLSGANLLSAEDLKRMAPNPIVFACSNPDPEIQPELAHATRNDVIMATGRSDYPNQVNNVLGFPFIFRGALDVRATRINEEMKIAAALALRDLAKEPVPKDVCDAYGVASLEFGREYIIPKPMDKRLITVVSDAVAKAAIESGVATLPYPKHYPLKSVEDVFNG from the coding sequence ATGTCTGATCTGAAAACTGCCGCTCTCGAGTACCACGCCCAGCCCCGTCCCGGGAAACTCAGCGTCGAGCTGACCAAGCCGACCGCCACCGCCCGCGACCTGTCGCTGGCCTACAGCCCGGGTGTGGCCGAGCCCGTCCGCGAGATCGCCCGCGATCCGGAGCTGGCCTTCAAGTACACCGGCAAGGGCAACCTGGTGGCAGTGATCTCCGATGGCACCGCGATTCTCGGCCTCGGCAACCTCGGCCCGCTGGCCTCCAAGCCGGTCATGGAGGGCAAGGGCGTGCTGTTCAAGCGCTTCGCCGGTGTCGACGTGTTCGACATCGAGGTCGACGCCGAGAGCCCTCAGGCCTTCATCGATACCGTCAAGCGCATCTCCATCACCTTCGGTGGCATCAACCTTGAAGACATCAAGGCGCCCGAGTGCTTCGAGATCGAGCGCACCCTGATCGAACAGTGCGACATCCCGGTTTTCCACGATGACCAGCACGGCACCGCCATCGTGACCGCTGCCGGCATGCTCAACGCCCTGGAAATCGCCGGCAAGAGCCTGCCGGAAGCCAAGATCGTCTGCCTGGGCGCCGGCGCTGCGGCCATCTCCTGCATGAAGCTGCTGGTGAGCATGGGTGCGAAGGTCGAGAACATCTTCATGATCGACCGCAAGGGCGTCATCCATGCCGGCCGCGATGATCTGAACCAGTACAAGGCGGTCTTCGCCCACGAAACCTCCAAGCGCACCCTGTCGGATGCACTGGATGGCGCGGACGTGTTCGTCGGCCTGTCGGGCGCCAACCTGCTGAGCGCCGAAGACCTGAAGCGCATGGCGCCGAACCCGATCGTCTTCGCCTGCTCCAACCCGGACCCGGAAATCCAGCCGGAACTGGCACACGCGACCCGCAATGACGTGATCATGGCCACCGGCCGCTCGGACTATCCGAACCAGGTCAACAACGTGCTGGGCTTCCCCTTCATCTTCCGTGGTGCCCTGGACGTTCGCGCCACCCGCATCAACGAAGAGATGAAGATCGCTGCTGCCCTGGCCCTTCGCGACCTGGCCAAGGAGCCGGTGCCCAAGGATGTATGCGATGCATACGGCGTCGCGTCCCTCGAGTTCGGCCGTGAGTACATCATTCCGAAGCCCATGGACAAGCGCCTGATCACCGTGGTTTCCGATGCCGTGGCCAAGGCAGCCATCGAGTCCGGTGTCGCGACCCTGCCCTACCCGAAACACTATCCGCTGAAGTCGGTGGAAGACGTGTTCAACGGCTGA
- the rpmE gene encoding 50S ribosomal protein L31: MKPEIHPEYVAIEATCSCGNVIKTRSTLAKNISLDVCSECHPFYTGKQKVLDTGGRIDRFKQRFGVFGAK, translated from the coding sequence ATGAAACCGGAAATCCATCCCGAATACGTAGCGATCGAAGCTACCTGCAGCTGCGGTAACGTCATCAAGACCCGCTCCACCCTGGCCAAGAACATCAGCCTCGACGTGTGCTCCGAGTGCCACCCGTTCTACACCGGCAAGCAGAAGGTCCTGGACACCGGCGGCCGTATCGATCGCTTCAAGCAGCGTTTCGGTGTATTCGGCGCCAAGTAA
- a CDS encoding SPOR domain-containing protein: MAKKKAAPKRGASRYQAPPKKPVPGWVWLVMGLVIGGFVVMLMKLEPGRDDIRRTKPEQQAANGKPTPRPQTGGQPQTQTTPEPAKPKYDFYTLLPESEVIVPPDALPKDPPPTPPTQPVTPEEAAKIDAARAEAALAGQVPPPPPTVAKAPVTQFFLQAGSFRKKDDADRVRAQIILLGQNVQVESGTVREETWYRVLVGPFASREQLAGAQKQLAGSGFGNLLLQQRQVR, translated from the coding sequence ATGGCGAAGAAGAAAGCAGCACCCAAGCGCGGGGCCAGCCGCTACCAGGCACCGCCGAAGAAGCCGGTGCCGGGCTGGGTCTGGCTGGTGATGGGCCTGGTCATCGGCGGCTTCGTGGTCATGCTGATGAAGCTCGAGCCGGGTCGCGACGACATCCGCCGCACCAAGCCGGAGCAGCAGGCGGCGAACGGCAAGCCGACGCCGCGCCCGCAAACGGGTGGCCAGCCGCAAACCCAGACGACACCGGAACCGGCCAAGCCCAAGTACGACTTCTACACGCTGCTGCCGGAGTCCGAGGTCATCGTGCCGCCGGACGCCCTGCCCAAGGACCCGCCGCCGACGCCCCCCACCCAGCCGGTGACGCCCGAGGAGGCGGCGAAGATCGACGCCGCCCGCGCCGAGGCCGCCCTCGCCGGCCAGGTGCCGCCACCACCGCCCACCGTGGCCAAGGCGCCGGTGACCCAGTTCTTCCTGCAGGCCGGCTCCTTCCGCAAGAAGGACGACGCCGACCGCGTGCGCGCGCAGATCATCCTGCTGGGCCAGAACGTCCAGGTGGAATCCGGCACCGTGCGCGAGGAAACCTGGTACCGCGTGCTCGTCGGCCCCTTCGCCAGCCGCGAGCAACTCGCCGGCGCGCAGAAACAGCTGGCCGGCAGCGGCTTCGGTAATCTCCTGTTGCAACAACGGCAGGTACGCTGA
- a CDS encoding primosomal protein N' produces MPNAILRLALPSPLRRLFDYRAPAGVPARQLQPGLRLRVPFGRREVIGVLVEVAEHSEVPDDKLRPALELLDQKPPLPAELFKLCLWTAQYYQHSLGDTLSWALPVLLRQGEPAEARQERFWHASEGARADDPRLARAPRQRQALTTLAQHPHGVAHQLLSQLQLNKDSLDLLLEKGLVYIETRRGTAAPRHEHWLAQAELPLNAEQRAAYDAVFSTFGQFNAFLLAGVTGSGKTEVYLQLIRETLAAGKQALVLIPEINLGPQTLERFSRRFNARIALLHSAVNDRERLDAWLAARDGEADIIIGTRSALFTPMKNPGLIIIDEEHDASYKQQEGLRYHARDLALVRARQENIPILLGSATPSLESLQNAHAGRYGLLRLTQRAGGARQPRFLRLDIKSRPLDSGISGPLQQAIEQTLKAGQQVLVFLNRRGFAPTLLCHDCGWISQCPRCDARMTLHQRSGELRCHHCGHAQRQPRACPDCAKVDLRPVGAGTERAEERLNILFPDVPVLRIDRDSTARKDAMNKLFATINKGEPCILVGTQMLAKGHHFPRVTLVAILDADGGLFSADFRASERMAQLIVQVAGRAGRAEEPGRVIIQTHLADHPLLVQLTEEGYFAFAEQALSERRAAGLPPFAHLALLRAEAHKPGQAEEFLDAACAEAEHLLAEQGLSGIELLGPVPAPMERRAGKHRAQLLIQANARASLHRLLTPWSLTLEQLPGGRTVRWSLDIDPIDLF; encoded by the coding sequence GTGCCCAACGCCATCCTGCGCCTTGCCCTGCCCTCGCCCCTGCGCCGCCTGTTCGACTACCGCGCGCCCGCCGGCGTCCCGGCCAGGCAACTGCAGCCCGGCTTGCGCCTGCGCGTGCCCTTCGGCCGCCGCGAGGTGATCGGCGTACTGGTGGAAGTGGCCGAGCATAGCGAGGTGCCGGACGACAAGCTGCGCCCCGCCCTGGAGCTGCTCGACCAGAAGCCCCCGCTGCCCGCCGAGCTGTTCAAGCTCTGCCTGTGGACCGCCCAGTACTACCAGCACAGCCTCGGCGACACCCTCAGCTGGGCGCTGCCCGTGCTGCTGCGCCAGGGCGAGCCCGCCGAAGCCCGCCAGGAGCGTTTCTGGCACGCCAGCGAAGGGGCTCGCGCCGACGATCCGCGCCTGGCCCGCGCGCCGCGCCAGCGCCAGGCGCTGACCACCCTCGCCCAGCACCCCCATGGCGTTGCCCACCAGTTGCTCAGCCAGTTGCAGCTGAACAAGGACAGTCTCGACCTGCTGCTGGAAAAGGGCCTGGTCTACATCGAGACCCGCCGTGGAACGGCCGCGCCGCGCCACGAGCACTGGCTGGCGCAGGCCGAGCTGCCGCTCAACGCCGAGCAGCGCGCCGCCTACGACGCCGTGTTCTCGACCTTCGGCCAGTTCAATGCCTTCCTCCTGGCCGGCGTCACCGGCAGCGGCAAGACCGAGGTCTACCTGCAGCTGATCCGCGAAACCCTCGCCGCCGGCAAGCAGGCCCTGGTGCTGATCCCGGAGATCAACCTCGGCCCGCAGACGCTCGAACGCTTCTCCCGGCGCTTCAACGCCCGCATCGCCCTGCTGCACTCCGCCGTCAACGACCGCGAGCGCCTGGACGCCTGGCTCGCCGCCCGCGACGGCGAGGCCGACATCATCATCGGCACGCGTTCCGCGCTGTTCACGCCGATGAAGAACCCCGGCCTGATCATCATCGACGAAGAACACGACGCCTCCTACAAGCAGCAGGAAGGCCTGCGCTACCACGCCCGCGACCTGGCCCTGGTGCGGGCGCGGCAGGAGAACATCCCCATCCTCCTCGGCTCCGCCACGCCGTCGCTGGAAAGCCTGCAGAACGCCCACGCCGGCCGCTACGGCCTGTTGCGCCTGACCCAGCGCGCCGGCGGTGCCCGCCAGCCGCGCTTCCTGCGCCTGGACATCAAGAGCCGGCCGCTCGACTCCGGCATTTCCGGGCCGCTGCAACAGGCCATCGAGCAGACCCTCAAGGCCGGCCAGCAGGTGCTGGTGTTCCTCAATCGCCGCGGCTTCGCCCCGACCCTGCTGTGCCACGACTGCGGCTGGATCAGCCAGTGCCCGCGCTGCGACGCGCGCATGACCCTGCACCAGCGCTCCGGCGAACTGCGCTGCCACCATTGCGGCCACGCCCAGCGCCAGCCCCGCGCCTGCCCGGACTGCGCCAAGGTCGATCTGCGTCCCGTCGGCGCCGGCACCGAGCGCGCGGAAGAGCGCCTGAACATCCTCTTCCCAGACGTCCCCGTGCTGCGCATCGATCGCGACAGCACCGCGCGCAAGGACGCCATGAACAAGCTCTTCGCCACCATCAACAAGGGCGAACCCTGCATCCTCGTGGGCACCCAGATGCTCGCCAAGGGGCACCACTTCCCCCGCGTCACCCTGGTCGCGATCCTCGATGCGGACGGCGGTCTGTTCTCCGCCGACTTCCGCGCCAGCGAGCGCATGGCCCAGCTCATCGTGCAGGTGGCGGGCCGCGCGGGCCGGGCGGAAGAGCCGGGCCGGGTGATCATCCAGACCCACCTCGCCGACCACCCGCTGCTGGTGCAGCTCACCGAAGAGGGCTACTTCGCCTTCGCCGAGCAGGCTCTCTCCGAGCGCCGCGCGGCCGGCCTGCCGCCCTTCGCCCACCTGGCCCTGCTGCGCGCCGAGGCGCACAAGCCGGGGCAGGCCGAGGAATTTCTCGATGCCGCCTGCGCCGAAGCGGAACATTTGCTCGCAGAACAGGGTCTGTCCGGCATCGAGTTGCTCGGCCCGGTGCCTGCCCCCATGGAGCGCCGCGCCGGCAAGCACCGCGCGCAATTGCTGATCCAGGCCAACGCCCGCGCGAGCCTGCACCGCCTGCTGACGCCCTGGAGCCTGACCCTGGAGCAACTGCCCGGCGGGCGCACCGTGCGCTGGTCACTGGATATCGACCCGATCGACCTTTTCTAG
- a CDS encoding M48 family metalloprotease, which translates to MPALPILLLCLLLSLLTGCAVNPATGDRNFVMMSESQELDLGSRYNQQIQKEFPRYADDRLQAYVQRVGERVARHSHRANLNYIFTVVDSPDINAFALPGGYIYIHRGLMAYLNSEAELAAVLAHEVGHVTARHSVQQQSQSQAWNILGQAVAIGTGVSAAGDLTNVLGGAMVRGYGRDMELQADGLGAQYLARSGYDPQAMIEVVKVLKNQEAFARDEAKRKGQEVPEAGSYHGVFDTHPDNDTRLQQVVGPARALAGGQQEVNREAYLKAIDGMPFGDSADTGIRRGQQFYHVGLDFTLRYPDGWELVNRPDVLIGHPRDEQAFIAMQLAERTPGLTPSELLHQRAGRQRLVMEETFSQDGIVGVTAVVPGNSARRVAVVFKGDQAYLFIAGMKGRASLETEDARFLSVIHSFRALKPEERALAQPPRLHLVQVKAAETVAGIVRASGSAGDQAELENRIRLINNLYPIGEPKAGDWLKVVR; encoded by the coding sequence ATGCCCGCTTTGCCGATTCTGCTGTTGTGCCTGCTGCTGTCCCTTCTCACCGGCTGTGCCGTCAACCCGGCTACCGGGGATCGCAATTTCGTGATGATGAGCGAAAGCCAGGAGCTCGACCTCGGCAGCCGCTACAACCAGCAGATCCAGAAGGAATTCCCCCGCTACGCCGATGATCGGCTGCAAGCCTATGTGCAGCGGGTGGGCGAGCGCGTGGCGCGGCACAGTCATCGTGCCAACCTCAACTACATCTTCACGGTGGTCGATTCGCCGGACATCAACGCCTTCGCCCTGCCGGGTGGCTACATCTATATACATCGCGGCCTGATGGCCTACCTGAACTCCGAAGCGGAGCTGGCGGCCGTGCTGGCACACGAGGTGGGGCACGTCACGGCTCGGCACAGCGTGCAGCAGCAGAGCCAGTCGCAGGCCTGGAACATACTCGGGCAGGCGGTCGCCATCGGTACCGGCGTCAGTGCGGCGGGCGACCTGACCAACGTGCTGGGTGGCGCGATGGTTCGGGGCTATGGCCGCGACATGGAGCTGCAGGCCGACGGACTCGGCGCGCAGTACCTGGCCCGCAGTGGCTATGACCCCCAGGCGATGATCGAGGTGGTCAAGGTGCTGAAGAACCAGGAGGCATTCGCGCGCGACGAAGCGAAGCGCAAGGGGCAGGAGGTGCCCGAGGCGGGCAGCTATCACGGCGTCTTCGATACCCACCCGGACAACGACACGCGCCTGCAGCAGGTGGTCGGGCCGGCACGCGCCCTGGCCGGCGGGCAGCAGGAGGTCAATCGCGAGGCTTACCTGAAGGCCATCGACGGCATGCCCTTCGGTGATTCGGCCGATACGGGCATCCGCCGGGGGCAGCAGTTCTATCACGTCGGACTGGACTTCACCCTGCGTTACCCCGACGGCTGGGAGCTGGTGAACCGCCCCGACGTGCTGATCGGCCATCCTCGTGATGAGCAGGCCTTCATCGCCATGCAGCTGGCGGAGCGCACACCGGGGCTGACGCCCTCCGAGTTGCTGCATCAGCGCGCCGGACGCCAGCGCCTGGTGATGGAGGAGACCTTCAGCCAGGACGGCATCGTCGGTGTGACGGCGGTGGTCCCCGGCAATTCCGCCCGACGTGTGGCTGTCGTCTTCAAAGGGGATCAGGCGTATCTGTTTATCGCCGGCATGAAGGGCAGGGCATCCCTGGAAACCGAAGATGCCCGGTTCCTTTCCGTCATTCACAGCTTCCGTGCCCTCAAGCCCGAGGAGAGGGCCCTGGCACAGCCGCCGAGGTTGCATCTGGTCCAGGTGAAGGCCGCGGAAACCGTAGCCGGCATCGTTCGCGCCAGTGGGTCGGCAGGGGATCAGGCGGAGCTGGAAAATCGTATCCGATTGATCAATAATTTGTATCCAATCGGCGAGCCCAAGGCCGGGGATTGGCTTAAAGTCGTACGTTAG
- the hslV gene encoding ATP-dependent protease subunit HslV: MTTIVSVRRNGKVVMGGDGQVSLGNTVMKGNAKKVRRLYHGQVLAGFAGATADAFTLFERFEGQLEKHQGHLVRAAVELAKDWRTDRSLSRLEAMLAVANKDASLIITGNGDVVEPEHGLIAMGSGGGFAQAAATALLQRTDLSAREITETALNIAGSICVFTNQNLTIEELDAAE; this comes from the coding sequence TTGACCACCATCGTTTCAGTCCGCCGCAACGGCAAAGTCGTCATGGGCGGCGACGGCCAGGTTTCCCTCGGCAATACCGTGATGAAGGGCAACGCCAAGAAGGTGCGCCGCCTCTATCACGGCCAGGTCCTGGCCGGCTTCGCCGGCGCCACCGCAGATGCCTTCACCCTGTTCGAACGCTTCGAAGGCCAGCTGGAAAAACACCAGGGCCACCTCGTCCGTGCCGCCGTCGAGCTGGCCAAGGACTGGCGCACCGACCGCTCCCTCAGCCGCCTGGAGGCCATGCTCGCCGTGGCCAACAAGGACGCCTCGCTGATCATCACCGGCAACGGCGACGTGGTCGAACCCGAGCACGGCCTGATCGCCATGGGCTCCGGCGGCGGCTTCGCTCAGGCCGCGGCCACCGCGCTGCTGCAGCGCACCGACCTGTCCGCCCGCGAGATCACCGAGACCGCCCTGAACATTGCCGGATCGATCTGCGTGTTCACCAACCAGAACCTCACCATCGAGGAGCTGGACGCCGCCGAGTGA